The following coding sequences lie in one Apium graveolens cultivar Ventura chromosome 1, ASM990537v1, whole genome shotgun sequence genomic window:
- the LOC141706090 gene encoding phosphatidylinositol/phosphatidylcholine transfer protein SFH4-like, translating to MQVTTWDRLVKYRVQDFEKRVLIKFPECSISARRNIDSSTVILDVQGADPKKFVGSIGDVMDKMRLIDTNYYPETLHQMFIINVGPVFWMAWNIICKRYVDPKTLTKIQVLDKKYKNKLLKVIDKSELPEFLGGCCTCMDKGGCLRSDKGPWNDPNVLKGIEEQSSRHIRSTMKGEFTITGRGNLCYPRIVKLASELVEGLHLPRASTLRRLLASFYIALIFIYMGIFPFICSIISQMNRICAPAISALKSITRTRDLVDIEERYDPQTTDSFGEKRHSDPVPKIHELERKVNLLLDRSSSMPRKRDDLLNTDVRRVDALEAQGKDILVWRKMKYKFLAISEF from the exons ATGCAGGTGACAACTTGGGATCGCCTGGTGAAGTATCGTGTGCAGGACTTTGAAAAAAGGGTTTTAATAAAGTTTCCAGAATGCTCGATATCTGCAAGAAGGAATATAGATTCAAGTACAGTCATTTTAGATGTTCAAGGAGCG GACCCAAAGAAGTTTGTTGGTTCTATCGGAGACGTTATGGATAAGATGAGGTTGATCGACACGAATTATTATCCTGAA ACACTTCATCAGATGTTTATTATAAATGTTGGTCCTGTCTTTTGGATGGCCTGGAATATCATTTGTAAAAGATACGTTGATCCTAAAACCCTCACCAAAATTCAG GTTCTTGACAAAAAATATAAGAACAAATTACTTAAGGTGATAGATAAGAG CGAGTTACCAGAGTTTCTAGGTGGTTGTTGTACGTGTATGGATAAAGGAGGCTGTTTAAGATCCGATAAAGGGCCATGGAATGATCCTAATGTATTAAAG GGAATTGAGGAACAAAGTTCTAGACATATAAGAAGCACAATGAAAGGTGAATTTACAATAACAGGTAGGGGCAACCTCTGTTATCCACGG ATTGTGAAGCTAGCATCTGAACTTGTGG AAGGGCTTCATTTGCCAAGAGCATCAACATTGAGAAGACTTCTTGCTTCATTCTATATTGCACTTATTTTCATCTATATGGGAATTTTCCCTTTTATCTGCTCAATAATATCTCAGATGAACAGGATATGTGCACCTGCAATTTCAGCCCTTAAATCTATAACACGGACTCGTGATTTAGTAGATATTGAAGAACGTTATGATCCCCAAACTACTGACTCCTTTGGAGAAAAGAGGCACTCTGATCCTGTCCCAAAAATTCATGAGCTAGAGAGAAAGGTAAACTTGTTGCTGGACAGGTCAAGTTCAATGCCAAGAAAGAGAGATGATTTACTAAATACTGATGTCCGCCGTGTGGATGCATTAGAAGCTCAAGGAAAGGATATATTGGTTTGGAGGAAGATGAAGTACAAGTTTCTTGCTATCTCTGAATTTTAG